The proteins below are encoded in one region of Picrophilus oshimae DSM 9789:
- the eno gene encoding phosphopyruvate hydratase: protein MNFEIKDTKIRKIFDSRGNFSAEVTVILENASGTASAPAGASTGKTEVIAYPDNNIDNGIDFFYRHVKKALKGFNSINQEGLDRMLHEIDGTDNFSNLGGNIATAISIANAKAVSNALGIPMYRYVGGINYSMPRPIGNVIGGGKHSKNGTTIQEFLVSAQGKTVLDSIYYNILIHRRIGEILSGMFKNQSIGLGDEKAWTCDISDEDAIEIIKNASKDISSEYKIKVLNGVDFAADSFYDGNYYIYKNRKLTRDQQIDYAISISRDHGFYYIEDPLNDQDFDGFSEITSKVGDKSLIVGDDLYTTNPERIKKGIEKRSTNGVLIKVNQIGTLSDTARSVRIATEHGLKTVVSHRSGETTDDFIAHLAVAFGSPLIKTGTIGGERLAKLNELIRIEEELI from the coding sequence ATGAATTTTGAAATTAAGGATACAAAAATAAGAAAGATCTTTGATTCAAGAGGGAATTTCAGTGCCGAGGTTACAGTAATTCTTGAGAATGCATCCGGGACTGCCTCAGCGCCTGCAGGTGCAAGCACTGGTAAGACAGAGGTTATAGCATATCCTGATAATAACATTGATAACGGAATAGATTTCTTTTACAGGCATGTAAAAAAAGCGTTGAAGGGTTTTAACAGCATAAACCAGGAGGGTCTTGACAGAATGCTTCATGAAATAGATGGCACCGATAATTTCTCAAATCTTGGTGGCAATATAGCAACTGCAATATCAATAGCAAATGCAAAGGCCGTTTCAAATGCCCTTGGCATACCAATGTATAGATACGTTGGCGGAATTAATTATTCAATGCCAAGACCTATTGGAAACGTTATAGGCGGTGGAAAGCATTCAAAAAATGGTACAACAATACAGGAATTTCTTGTTTCTGCCCAGGGAAAAACAGTGCTTGATTCCATATATTATAATATATTAATACATAGAAGGATTGGTGAGATTTTATCAGGCATGTTTAAAAATCAGAGCATAGGTCTTGGTGATGAAAAGGCATGGACATGTGACATATCCGATGAGGATGCCATAGAAATAATAAAAAATGCATCTAAAGATATATCATCAGAGTATAAAATAAAGGTTTTAAACGGTGTTGATTTTGCAGCAGATTCATTCTATGATGGCAATTATTATATTTATAAAAATAGAAAGCTTACAAGGGATCAGCAGATAGATTACGCAATTTCAATATCAAGGGATCATGGCTTTTATTACATTGAGGACCCATTAAATGACCAGGATTTTGATGGTTTTTCAGAGATAACCTCAAAGGTTGGCGACAAATCCTTAATTGTTGGAGATGATTTATATACAACAAATCCTGAAAGGATAAAAAAGGGCATTGAAAAGAGATCAACAAACGGTGTTTTAATAAAGGTTAATCAGATAGGAACATTGAGCGATACAGCCAGGAGTGTGAGAATTGCAACAGAACATGGATTAAAAACCGTTGTATCGCACAGGAGCGGTGAAACAACGGATGATTTTATAGCACATCTCGCCGTTGCATTTGGATCGCCATTGATAAAAACAGGAACAATAGGTGGTGAGCGCCTCGCAAAATTAAACGAGCTTATAAGAATAGAGGAGGAATTAATATAA
- the dph5 gene encoding diphthine synthase yields the protein MGIGLRGINSITMEMYDVIKKSDLVYFDIYTSISPDKTFEDLIKINANTLKATRDVLENEGPIIERAVTENITIVVTGDALSATTHNQIRRSAIEKGIDVNIYENASIITAFPSRTGLFIYRFGSIVSMPFTSDKFFPLSVYDKIYKNYINNMHTLILLDLKDGRTMPINDALNNLLAMEDKKHKGLIREDTLLFAGIKIGSCYEKIYFSNISKMLELDIEDSPASIIIPAELNEIELEFARSFCINVF from the coding sequence ATTGGTATTGGTCTCCGTGGGATAAACAGCATTACCATGGAGATGTACGATGTAATAAAAAAGAGTGATCTTGTTTATTTTGATATTTATACATCGATATCACCTGATAAAACCTTCGAGGATTTAATAAAAATAAATGCAAATACTTTAAAGGCAACAAGGGATGTTCTTGAAAACGAGGGTCCTATAATAGAAAGGGCTGTAACAGAGAATATTACAATAGTTGTGACCGGTGATGCACTATCAGCAACGACACATAACCAGATAAGAAGAAGTGCCATTGAAAAGGGCATTGATGTGAATATCTATGAAAATGCATCTATAATAACGGCCTTCCCATCAAGAACCGGGCTTTTTATATACAGGTTTGGAAGCATTGTATCAATGCCATTTACATCTGATAAATTCTTTCCATTGAGCGTCTATGATAAAATATACAAAAATTACATTAATAATATGCATACCTTAATCCTTCTTGATTTAAAGGATGGCAGAACAATGCCTATAAACGATGCGTTAAACAATCTTCTTGCCATGGAGGATAAAAAACATAAAGGCCTGATAAGGGAAGATACATTGCTGTTTGCCGGTATTAAAATAGGATCATGTTATGAAAAGATATATTTTTCGAATATATCAAAAATGCTTGAACTTGACATTGAGGATTCGCCGGCATCAATAATAATACCGGCAGAATTAAATGAAATCGAGCTCGAATTTGCAAGATCGTTCTGCATAAATGTGTTTTGA